CTCGGCCTCTATGCGGGCAAAGCCTTCAGGGAAATAGCTGCCCGACGTCCACAGTCCACATGTCCGGGTTCTATGGGTACCCAGCTGACTTGAGACTTTTccgaggaggttggagcAACGGGTACTGAGTGGGACCGGTAAAGACAAAGACAATGACAAAAGTCTTTTAGCTTCTGTTCATCACTCACTACTCACCATGAGCGAGAAGAATTACGAGCAAGACCCCGCAGACACCGAGGTAGATGCGCGTGAagaggtcaaggtcgacgaggcggcgttcaagcgcgcgctgctcaagctcgacgtcatcttcctccccgtccTCACGTTGATCTACTTTCTCAACTTTTTGGACGTGagtgctcctcctccctctctccttcctccttctACCCCCCCCTAACACCAGCGCGCCAACATCGGCAACGCAAAGGCCGCAGGCCTGACCGAAGACCTCGGCATGACCGCCAGACAATACTCCATCGCACTAACCGTCACCTACGTGCCCTACAttgtcgccgagctgccTCTCACCCTTGCGATCAAGAAGGTCGGGCCCAACATTCTCATTCCCGTACTTGTGATTTCGTGGGGCCTCGTCACGACGTTCCAGGGCTTTGTCACGAGCTACCCCGGTCTGTTGGTAGCGCGTTTCTTCCTCGGCTTGACTGAGGGCGCTATCCTCCCGGTAAGTCGGTGCGGAGCAGCTGCAGTTCAAGTGCAGCAACAGCCGGATGCGGCCGTAGAGAAGAAGAACAACAGGCGGTTGGCGAGCCAAGCGAGCTTCGCCGAGATTGTGACACGGGTCTTGAAACTCGAGACACAACTCGGAGCTGCAGAGCTGCAGCTGCACACAGACAAGACGACATggctaaccccagtccTCAATGACGTACCTGTCCAACTTTTACCGGCGCGCGGACATGGGTAAGCGCGTGgcgttcttcttctcggccacGTCGCTTGCCGGCGCGTTCTCgggcctcctcgccgccgcccttcTCAACATGCACGGGCTTGGTGGTAAGAAGGGCTGGGCGTGGATCTTCATCATGTGAGTTGATGCGAGTGCGCGTGGGTGTACGTGCGGGTGAGAAGTGTGGGGTTGGTGCGAAGATGTTGGCCCAATGTGGCCCCGGTCTTAGCCCAACCCGActccccaccttccccgcctTCCATGTTGCGCGCGCGGACCCCAAACCCTCCCTGACCCCAGCGAGGGCCTCCTCACCATCGTCTGCGGCGTTGGATCCTTCTTCATCCTGCCCCGCACCCCTGGTACGGCATGGTGGCTCAAGCCTGAGGAACGTGTGGCCCTGGTagccgccctcgagcgtgACGCCCCCATCGCCGAGCAGAAGGAGAAACTCACATGGTCAGCTTGTGTCAGTGCCCTCAAGGCCCCGCAGGTGTGGTTCATGTTCACGCAATTCTTCGCCTCGGGCGCAATGCTCTACGGCATGGCGTACTGTGAGTTCCCACCTTTGATATTCTGACCATCCCAAGTCTCGCCAACAATCGTCGGTTCATTGGGATACAAGGGGACCAAGATTCAGCTCATGTCTGTTCCACCGTATGTGGTTTCGGCCGtcttcgccctcgcctGTTGCTGGGCATCGGATAGGCTCCAGATGCGCGGTCCGTTCGTCATTCTCTCGTCGCTCGTCAGTGTTATCGGATACGCAATGTACCGCGGCAGCACGGATAAGCATGTTCAATACGGAGCGCTTTTCCTGCAGGTCATGGGGGCGTATACTGTTGCACCGCTTCAGTCGACCTGGATGCGTGAGTACCTAAATGATCGAGCACGGGCGCAGAACAGAATAGGGACCATGCCATTATGGCGTCGTGTTCCCGTTGTGGCGTGTCACGGATGGTCACATCTGACTGGCGCGCCCACGCGTGCACGGCATACACATTGCACACATTGCAATGTTTGCATGCCGCGAGTTTATGGCGCTGCACCGCCAAGCCCCGAGAGTCGACCAAGCCTCGGGCTAAGGCCGGGTGCCGGAAACGCGAAAActcggcgccctcggcaaTCTTGGCATTCCATTCCATGCACAGCACGTCGTGGCCAACACGTCGGCGCGTTCACGTGCCAAGCTGCCAAGCTGTCAAACAGTCAAGCTGTCAAACAGCCAAGCCTGTCCCGAAACTATCTCCGAGGCACTGCTAACGCCAGccaacaacctcgcccCGTTCTACCGCCGCGTGACCGGTATCACAATGGGCTTCATCTCCACAAACTCTGGGGGCATTCTCTCAACGTGGCTCTTCCCCAAGCCTCCGTTCCACAAGGGTGCGGATGTTCTCTTGGGCATGTCGGCCAGTATTGTGATCTGGGCCGCGGCGAATATGGCCTACCTTGGCTGGGAGAATAAGAAGCGTGCACGTGCTGGCGGATTCGAGGGCAACGCTGCGCCTGGAGATGACGGCGTGCCCGGAGACCGCAGTGTACACTATCGTTACATTTTATAATACCGGAACGCACACAGGGGTGAGAGAAGATGAGTTTCGACGGCATGTAGGGCAGGTGTTTGCGAGGCCAGATTAATAACTATCTTTGGGTGGCGGATGCATACGTTGGCCATGTCTGAGACCGAGCTAACCCTTTGCAGAGCTAGCCAATCGCCAACACTTGAAACAAGCTCGAAACGTATCAGATGGCTTAAGCCTTTGGACATGATTAGGGAATTGGGCAATTGGGCAATTTGGAAAAATGGGGTTGTAATGGTTAAATTGGACTAGACTGGTGGCTTTTCTTTGCCCTTTTGCCCTACCCAGCCTTGCCCACGGAATTGTATTTGCAGTCCAAACAGTGCATTGTTTGGTGTGGTATGCATTCATGGTGTAGCCGGCTGCCCAAGGCATGGGCCATGGTCCAATGGATGCAGCGATGATTGCGCCAAGCAAACTTTGGGTTGGCCAACCATGTTTGCACTTGCAGCCAaggagtggaggttgaaATGCGATCTTGGCTTGACGTCAGTAAGCTCAAGAACTTTGTTCGGGACATCTGTATCCAAACACTGACCAGGTCAATTGGTGGGCGCTTACGAATGCCCACTACTCACACCCACGGAACATGATTCATGAACAGCCAGCCTTCTTGTGGGCGGTGGGAGCACGAGTTGACCCGGCAGCCGGCAGATGGCAGGGCGCAACGTTCAGGGGGTCAGGTACAAGTACTACAATATCTCGAGTCATATAGGCAACCCATCCGTTCCTAAATAGCCCTCTCGAATATCCTGTCCAACAGGGTCCACTAAAGATGGGAGGGGTTGGTCAGGGACCGTTGATTGTCTTGGCATCCCATCAGGGACAGATTATCAAGTAACCTTTTCATTGCTAGTGTCGGCTGAACTGTCAACTGTTAGGAGCAGCTTGGCTTTGTATGAATGACGAGTTAATGGCCATAGGAGACCAGGATCGTTAACGTACAGTACAAGGGGCGAGCAGGGTGCAGACATAGGGGCGAAGAATGCAATCCATTGGTGGTTGTCCTTGCGTCCTTGCACGAGAACAAACGCAAGCACACAACCCATGCAACCTACGTCCTCTGGTCCAAGCGCCAAGAACATCTAGGGTTCTGTCCCTACCTCCCTAATACAAAGTAGCCGTGCCTCTTTGGCAGCCAACGTTACCTCACTCTAACTGCAGGCTGACGGCTAGATTTCCCACACAAAtcacccccccccctcccctctctccccgCAAAGAAGTGTCAGTGTCCTCCACAACGCTCGGAACACTCGAACACTTGGCCCATCGCATCCCAACCAGTCTTACATACACCTCTTTCCCTTCCTACCTCTAGGCTCTCTCTCTTCTACATCTTTCTTACCCCACCTCTCCTATACACACACTTCGGGCTTTACTTCTATCCTCAAGCTCTTCTCTACctctcatcatcctcaCGTTCACTATGTGgtctctcctcgccctcgccggcgTGGCCACCGCCCAGGTCACCGCCGTCTTCCCCAACGGTGACACCAACcccgccaagcccgagTTCTACCCCATCGGCGCCCAGGTCAACCAGACCTCAATGTCCCGTCTCCTCACGCTCAACGGCATTGACGACTTCTGCCTGTACGGCCCCCCCGAGGAGGGTCCCGACTCGCTCATTGGCAACGTCGAGCCCATTGTCGTGGCCTACTGCAGCAAGCCCCGTAACAACGCTCGGTGAGTACTGTCGTATCCTGCTATGCGCCGAGTCAAGTTGCGCGAGCAAAGAAGATTGAGCTTGCtttgtggtggtggcgggagGCATTTGCCGGAGACGGAAAGGAAAAAGCCCCatccaaccttccctcggGGAACCAGAAACCTTCCCTCGGGTAACCAGGGATGCAGGTATATGCACAGTGCAAACGGTGTACCTATGCACAGTCCCGCTGCCGCCACTCGGGCATAGCCGTCCCTCGGTTGTCTCTGCCAGCAATCGTCCCGGTTCACATGCATACGAGAGCACTATCGCTGACTGCCAGTCTCATCCCCGACGGTGCCATCCACTCGGCCCACGTGAGTTGAATTTAATTTATGGGAATCGCGTCGTCACCTGGCGACCTGCGCCCAATCCGTGCCTGCTGCGCTAAAATGCCTCACGCGCCAAGAAGCCACTCATCACCGCTTTGATCAGACACTGACATCCTCGCAGCTCATCAAGACGCCGCTCTACGTCCAGATCTCGGGCATGTGGGACGGCACCACCGCCAACATCCCCGCCGGTGACAGCGGTGGTGAGCTTGACCCCCACGGTGCCGAGAACAAGGGCAACCCGGTCGGCGGCAACGTCAccaccaacctcgccaacggCCAGGACATCTTCTACGAGGAATGGATGATGTTTGTGAGTGCCACAGTTGTCGACTGCGGAATGGAATGGCAGTGTTCAAGGCCGGGCATGCGTAGTCTGCCAAGCCGAACTTGCTTCAGTCCATTCCAAGTGCCTCTGAACTGCGCTAACTGGCAGATCTCTTTCGACCAGTTCTGCCTCCGTATTTGCACTGCTGAGGACCCTGCCAAGGGTGTGACCGCCGCCCTCCAGTgcgagcacgagctcgacatTATGGGCTGCCGCTTCGTCATGGCTATTGAGGACCACTACAAGTCGAACAACACCTTCACCGAGTGCGACGGTGAGGCTGCCGCTCCCCCCGGTCTCTACCCTCTCCCCGGCGGCGGCTACTCGACCTTCCGCCAGCGCTTCACCGGCACCTGGACCAACTCGGCCGACAACTCGACTGGTATGTTCACCGTCGGCCAGACCGTCACCCCTTCGGCTCCTGCCTTCTGGCCCAAGACCTCGAACTGCTTCACCTACTCGACCATCTCGAACGGTGTCGACTTTGCCAACCTCATGGTCACCGCTGCCCCCACTGTCCTTGCCAAGggcgcgtcgtcggtcgTTTCCGGCGTTTCGTCGACTTCGCAGGCCGTTGTCACCACCCCCACCAAGGTTCCTACTATGGCTTCTCAGGCGCCCTCGGCCACCCCCCTCACTGACTCTGAGGGCAAGGTTACCGGCACTGCCGCTGCTCCCAgtgcctcggcctccaAGCCTGCCTCGGGCGCGTCGGGCCTTGTTGTCCCCGCCATCGCTGCCGTCGGTGCGGTCGCGGGTGGTATCCTTGCTGTCTTCTAAGTAACTCTGCTCTGACCTAGGTAATACCTAGCGCAGTCCCCCCAATACCTTCCTCAGCCCCCCATTTGGCATGATTACCATAGCGGCATGCCGCTACCCCCCGGACATTAATCGATTCGCATGCCCTGTGCATTGTCGCTCCTTATGCACCATTTCAtgacaaggccaagctgcGTGGTGGGTCCAGAAGTCTGTGGCCACCGgcggaaggaggaagaaaTGAAGCGTCCGGGCGTAGACAGCCTCGGACCTTGCGCACGGCGCGTCAGATGTATACATGGCCAGAAGACATGATCTACAGACATGGTCTCTACAGGGTAACTAACAGTGGTGGCAGCAGGgagcgccggcgccggcgcctgCAATAgcctcgatgacctcgccAATGGCACCAGCAAGGTCAGCCTCGAGGGACgtcttgccgtcgtcgcccttTGTGgacacgtcgtcgagcttggacacgttgtcgtcgagctcgctaACCTTGTTCTCGGTACCGTGGCCATTTGCGGCCTTTGCGTCCTTTGTGTCCTTTGCAGTGGCAGCCTTCTCGGCCGCAGCGACCTGCTCGGGcgtcgcctcgcgcgcaaggtCGCCCACGGGCTTCTCGTTCAGGATGTGCAGCTGGAACAAGGCGTGGCGGAACGTCGCGACGGGTTGCGAGATACACGGTGCGAtgagctggggtcagcgggATCGAGGTGGGGAATCGGTTTCATCGTCTCCCGTCAACTGGACACCATCTCACTTTTATCGAGGCCTCTTGGCCTCCCCCCTCCTACCGCAACCAACCACGGCACAAACCTCCacaacgacaacgacaacgacaacaCAACCACAGCCACAACCACGcccacaaccacaaccacactCACCATCTTATTCCACCCCAACAGGACGGCCACGCCACCCATCAGCACCACTCCCCTCACCACGCCCTTGATAGCGTTCTTGGCCGCTGCGGCATCATACTCCCCCACGGTCGTCGTGACCAGCTCATGTTCTTGCGGATCCACCACAGTCTTGCCCGTGACGACCCGCATCACGATCCCTTTCACCCGCGCCACGACGCGCGACGGCTTGGTCTTGATAACCGTACGGTCGTTCGTCGCGttgaccttgacgaggatgtAGACGAAAATAACAACAGACACGAATTGGATAAGGAGATAGACGACACGCAGGTTCCGGATGGTCGTCGAGTTCGTGATGTCCAGCTGCTTGGTCACGGCAGTCGCAGCGACACGGACGGCCAGCATCGTCccgaccttgtcgaggaccttgcGGTTGCGGAGCGGTGCTGGGATCATGGTGGAGTGAAGGGTGAGTGGTAGAAGATTGAGATTGGGATTTTAAGATGGGTGAcacgtcgagctgcgcgagatgTGCGGGCTGCACTGCGCGAGATGCGCGGGCTGCGTGTGCGGTTTCTGCGGCGCGTTCCGCTAATCGGGCCAGGCACGGATTCTAGTCTGCAAAGGTATCCAGATCACGCGACCGGCTTATCATATCAGACCGTGCCATCTACAAAAACACTGCAGCGACAGTCTGCACTGCGCAAGGCCGTCATAGCACTGGCACCGACTGCATATCCTGAATCTGCCCATGCCTTACACGAGGGTATTGTATCCATGCAGCCATATTGCTACTTGGCCAAACTAATATGCTGGGCTggtggcgcgcgacgtATTGTGGTAACTCAAACCTGCTTGCTTCCTCGGCAGACCACAGACGCTTGGCATAAAGAGGCTTGGCTTCCTTGACAACATCAACGACTGCGGCCGACCTTGGCCTACGCCTTGGCCTACGGCCAACGAGGCTGCCTTCCTCAGCCTCCCTCCCGCCTCCCCGCGCCTCCCCTTGtctccccttctcctcccgcCGTATATGCTGACTGACGGCATGCGGACGCTCGGGGAACACTTCTGATTCCCTATTGGGTGTGACATGATGGCTCtccgccaagctcgacctATTATACAGTGCTTGTACATCTACAGGTGACAACGCCAAGACCACCCGCCCTACATCCCAGGCGGTAATGGCGCAATGTGCACCGGATGCACGGGGTGCGCGACAAGCTCCTTGTACACGTCCTCTGGGAtgtccttgacgagcgcgagcgtgatGCCTATGACGGCGCGCGCTTTCAGCGGCGGGAACGTGCGCAGGAGCTTCATtggcctggtgtcagcccGTGCGAGTCTTTCACCACACGCACGACTTGGTCGCCATCAGGTCCTcgcggatgaggaggagctgtgCAATGATACACAGAATGTTGAGGTGCACGCCAAAGGCGAGGAGAAAGCTGGAGTCAGTCAGACCCAAGAGACTAAGAGATGACTCACTCCCAGAGCCGGATGACCTCCTCTAACGGCGGCGTGCACGCGCACATGGTCAGCAcggctgctgtcagctacaTGAACAATAGACACCTCACAGGGAAAGGCGTAGATCTGGCCTGTGAGATGGCAGCCTCGAAGGTGGTCTtcgagctcggggtcgacGATGCGGAGACATTTGTCGAGGATCTGTGTGAGCGTTTGCATCACTTTGGCTCACCTCGGCACCACGAATCGCGCCCTCGGTATTAGTGCCCAGGACAAACTGAGGAATAccgcgctcgacaagggcgGCGAAGCACGCAAACGCCTCGAGCTGTGATGGCATCACATACAAGAAcggggcggcgagcgcgttcATCCCCTGGACATAAGTGAAGCTCCTCTCCCCCGTCGTGCACTGGCTCTTCCACGCGAACGCTTCCAGTAGCCGGATCAGCATCTCCTCCTGTACACGTCCTTGAAATAGGCTGTCGGTGCGAAAGGTGCGGTTCGTGTCCTCCTTGACTGGCCATCAGCACACTCTAGCGGAGGGTTACTCTTTAAGGAGACGGCTGAcgggccgaggccgacatAGCGCAGGTAATCTTCTGCCCCGAGGTGGTCCACTTTGAGCAAAAGTTTCCAAATGCGTGGGCGGAGGGACGGACGGCCATCCTAATGTCAGCTGAGCGGTGGGAACGCGTACGGGCTCGGGGATGCCTTCTGTGAGGATGATGCGGCGGATGCGTTTCTGTCCGTCCGCGATTTCAGACGAGGACCGGTAGCGCGCAGCAGGGTATGCGCCGGGAGGCgagaggagcgcggcgagctggtcgtACACGTCGccagagggcgaggtgcaAGGTGCCATGGTGGTGATAGACTCGTCGGGCACGACGCGAGCGCAGGGGTCAAGTAGCTAAGAAGTCTCTCGGTGTCTCGCTGGCCAGAGGTTGTGGGGCTGGCAAAGGAAAGGTATCTGAAGTGGTGGGTGCAAGagggttgggtggagggtTGTTTGGGTGGCAAGTCCAAGTCTGGATCTTGTGAACACGGATTTGTTGACGGCACTCTTTTGTTGCCTCCactctctccaccacccatcCATCCCCGTCCGCCGCATTGGCACTCGCCTCGTACGTCCATCCACCGGAGCCCACCACATCTCTCCATAGCCCAGGAACAGAGCTGATCCAAGCCCCGCTGTGCGAtggctcgagcgcgcaaTGCTCAGTGCGGAACTTTCAACTGACATGGTGAGCTGGAGGCATGGTCacgagctgacaacaggacAGGATAACTCAGGTGTGCAATCGACGCTATccagctgacgacagctGCAAGATGCCATATTAGACGTGAGTCGGTTGTAgccttggcgtcgtcgaggaagcgtcgtcgaggaagcgtcgtcgagggaGATTGAAGATTGTCTCGCGCCGAAGCAC
Above is a genomic segment from Cutaneotrichosporon cavernicola HIS019 DNA, chromosome: 1 containing:
- the cdc16 gene encoding uncharacterized protein (Domain in Tre-2, BUB2p, and Cdc16p. Probable Rab-GAPs) yields the protein MAPCTSPSGDVYDQLAALLSPPGAYPAARYRSSSEIADGQKRIRRIILTEGIPEPDGRPSLRPRIWKLLLKVDHLGAEDYLRYVGLGPSAVSLKIKEDTNRTFRTDSLFQGRVQEEMLIRLLEAFAWKSQCTTGERSFTYVQGMNALAAPFLYVMPSQLEAFACFAALVERGIPQFVLGTNTEGAIRGAEILDKCLRIVDPELEDHLRGCHLTGQIYAFPSVLTMCACTPPLEEVIRLWDFLLAFGVHLNILCIIAQLLLIREDLMATKSPMKLLRTFPPLKARAVIGITLALVKDIPEDVYKELVAHPVHPVHIAPLPPGM
- a CDS encoding uncharacterized protein (Major Facilitator Superfamily); protein product: MSEKNYEQDPADTEVDAREEVKVDEAAFKRALLKLDVIFLPVLTLIYFLNFLDRANIGNAKAAGLTEDLGMTARQYSIALTVTYVPYIVAELPLTLAIKKVGPNILIPVLVISWGLVTTFQGFVTSYPGLLVARFFLGLTEGAILPSSMTYLSNFYRRADMGKRVAFFFSATSLAGAFSGLLAAALLNMHGLGGKKGWAWIFIIEGLLTIVCGVGSFFILPRTPGTAWWLKPEERVALVAALERDAPIAEQKEKLTWSACVSALKAPQVWFMFTQFFASGAMLYGMAYFSPTIVGSLGYKGTKIQLMSVPPYVVSAVFALACCWASDRLQMRGPFVILSSLVSVIGYAMYRGSTDKHVQYGALFLQVMGAYTVAPLQSTWMPNNLAPFYRRVTGITMGFISTNSGGILSTWLFPKPPFHKGADVLLGMSASIVIWAAANMAYLGWENKKRARAGGFEGNAAPGDDGVPGDRSVHYRYIL